The Juglans microcarpa x Juglans regia isolate MS1-56 chromosome 8D, Jm3101_v1.0, whole genome shotgun sequence genomic sequence TctgtaactatttttttttatattagtaTTTCTGTAATTACGAGTCTTTAACTGATACAAAAATAGTGTAATACTGCTTGTGGTACTGCACAGTGTGAAGTAGTAAGTTTGTGGCCATCCCTGCTAGTATAGGAGCTTTTTAGCTAGCTTAGAACTTCTTAAGATattgtggcttttttttttgctgCTATAGTGTTAGAACAGTTTGAATATATTCCTGAATCCAGTGTGCGAAAAACATGTGCAAGCTTGTGGTgaaaatatcatgttatgattttattaatataacataGTTAGGCAATGAAATGAAGTATTAGAATTTTCATTCTATGTTGCTTGGTTTTGACTGCAGGAAAAATTCGGCAAGCAAAGCACTGAAACTACTTTCAGGATCATGCTGTCTGCCTCATCCTGATAAAGAAGAAACTGGTGGGGAGGATGCACACTTTATTTTTGATGAACAAGCCATAGGAGTGGCAGATGGTGTTGGTGGCTGGGCAGATCTTGGTGTTGATGCTGGAGAGTATTCGCGGGAGCTCATGTCTAATTCAGTATCTGCTATTAAAGAGGAGCCCAAGGGTTCAATTGATCCCGCTAGGGTCTTGGAAAAAGCTCACTCAAGTACAAAAGCCAAAGGTTCCTCAACTGCGTGCATCATAGCACTCACAGAAGTGGTATGCTTCTTCCATTTTGGAAATACCTTTATGCCTGCCTCTAGTTTCAGGCCATTTAccttaaaaaaagtattattgacttcattattttaagaaattttgcaATTGTAGCCTTGCTTGTTCCAGATATTGGAAGTGCCATTCTTTAGTCTGCAGATCAGTTTATATTCCCTCAGATGAAGTGTCTTTTATCCCTTTTGAATTTTGTAGCTGATTCATTTCTCAATGCATGACCATGATTATCATAATTCACGGAATAATTACAAGATTTTTTCAGGATTATCTTAGTTCATGAAAAAATTGCAAGGTTTGTTCTGATTGTTGTttctaaatagaaaaaaaaaagaaagacggAGTGACAATAGATTTTACTTCACAGCATGTGCACTCTTGAGTGCTGGCATTGGTAGAATTGACTTAAGGTAGCTCAGTGGAATTGGTTCAAGTTTCTGTATTTTGATATCTCTGGAGAGGCAGCTTCACTCTGAAAGTGAGATAAATGGGTTTACTAACCTGCTTACTATTTGTTGTACACTGCACTAGACTGAAGCTAAATTATGATTTCTGTGTATGGAGACTTGTGGACTCTAGACTCATCCTTGTTTCAATGGGATTTCTAGTAACAAATTATGTTAAAGGCCAAAACATACATGCCCCTAGACTGAACTTGACTcgtgaaataatttattttttaactatggTGGCTAACTACATTCAGCAGCAATCGGTTGCAAAATGATCCAAACCTTTCAACTTATAGCCTTAAAAGAAGTTACTTCTAATCCTAGTTTAATTTAAACTGAAGAAGGTTTGAGTAATTACATCATCTCCCTTGATTAATAAGAGGAACTGGTCTTATCTCATGGTACTCGGGGATGCAAATGAATTATCTAGTTCTGGCAAGGCATGTTACTGCTGGACTCTATATGTTGTAATCTCTGTTCTCTTAACGTCTTTGTAACAAGATTTCGGGAGTATTCTGTTTTCACGACTGGCAGGCAATATAAATTAATTGCTCGGTTTGTCATTCCAGGGCattcatgcaattaatttaGGGGACAGTGGCTTTATGGTGATCCGAGATGGGTCTACTATCTTTCGATCTCCTGTGCAGCAGCATGATTTTAATTTCACCTATCAACTGGAAAGTGGGATTAATGGTGATTTACCTAGCTCTGGTCAGGTTTGTGCCTCTCTCAATCATTCTTCTCTTTTTGTAAATTCCTTTTGTGGCGGGACCTAATTGATTTCTGAAACTGAACATACTGTTCCCACAATCTATTTTCTAGGAATGGATGGTCCTCCATATATTTTCTGGGAGGTCTAAACCTTTCCCTTGAGAATTTGTTACATTATCACTTAAGTGATGCGTTATTGCTTGGGATTCATATCTTACTTTATGTTATTATTCCATAATTTTCCTGAATAAGTTGAATATCTTTATTACTATTGTTTAGATATGATCCTGGCCGATGCactttattacttttaatttgtttatcttCTCCTTTTTAATCCCCATCTAATTATCTcggaattattttattaatgagttGCAGAAGTAACTCATGGTTGTAGGCATTTAAAATACTATCTGTTCACTTATATATTAAACTCTGTTCAATTAGTAGACTTGGTTCTAGAGCTCTATTACAAAAAAAGAGGTGataaacaaagaataaatttgaattcatcaatttgtttgtgTATCAGCAATAACAAAAGGTGAAACCCCAGTACATAAAAATGAATTCATCAATTTGTAATTATAGTAATGCGATTATGAAATATGTTAATGAGATAAGTGTTAATGAGATAAGTGGGCTATGTGATTCAGGTTTTTACATTTCCTGTTGCTCCGGGGGATGCTATAGTTGCAGGCACAGATGGGCTATTTGATAACTTGTACAACAATGAGATTACTGCAGTGGTGGTTCATGCCGTGAGAGCTGGCTTTGGGCCTCAGGTGACAGCTCAGAAGATAGCGGCATTGGCACGTCAACGAGCACAGGATAAAAACCGGCAGACACCTTTTTCCACTGCTGCTCAGGATGCTGGATTTCGCTATTATGGTGGTAAGCTTGATGATATCACTGTTGTTGTTTCGTATATCACGAATTCTAGCAATGTAtgagattctctctctctctctctctctctctctctcttgtatataccctatttcattttaattgatcTTCAAGTCAGGGTTTTTGTAGAATCAAACTCTTGGTTATACAGGTGTATGCCCTCACCATTAATGTGAAAACAAAATGGTATTTCTTGGTTTGAATTGAAAGCTTCCCTGCATACTCTTGCGATCACCTCTTCCCTGACTATGCTTTTGCTTGATTTAtgtaaagagagaaaaattccACTTGTAGGGTTCCCCCACAGCACACCGCACACTGAATGAGTAGCAGCGTGGCAGGGACCCAGACCGGGTTTCTTTTTTGATAAcgaaatacatttatttttgataatgatttattttttgataaggaGGAAAATAAATCGTTTGCAGAAAAGGGTGATTATGAGGATTCGGAAGATGATAAACCATTGAGGGCCAGACTCAAGGGGAACTCCAACTATAACCACATAGGGCTCTTAGCAAACCTGTTTTTACAACATCATCGCCATCTGTGTCAAAGATTACTGTCAAAACACGTTCTGAAGATTTGGATGATAGAAGTTCCATTGTCTTCAAAGTTCCCATTGAAATCCAATGTAGGTACTTCCAGTAGTAAACCATATGATTCCGGTGATAAAATACCTTGAGGGATAAACAACAGAAATCTCCCTTGCCAACGGGTAAGAGTCCTCTAGATAAGACCAATTCCTCAGAACAATCTTCAGTTAAAAGGACGAAGCTCTCAAATACACAAACACCTAAAAAGATTAAGCAAGCGTCAGTCAAAGCAGAACAAAAGACCGATGGTGATGACCATATTCCAATTGCCCAAAGAATAAAGTCATCCACATCACTTAATAAATCTTCTTCCGCTGAACAAAGTTCAACATCATTCAAGAAAACAATTCGAAATGCATTTGGGGCTTTTGAAACAAGCGTGTTTAGGttagaaaaagattaaaaaaaaaaaaaaagtaacaagtTGCAGGTGTGCTGTGTAAGACCTCTGCATAGAAGAACTCAAAGAGAAAAGCTGTCCCTCGTGTTGATTTTGTTTTACCCAAGCACACTTGCTAACTTCATATACTTTAAGTGAGCGTTCATTTAAAGAAGAGTAGCATTGCTCGAATGACCACCGCGCAAGCTTTGGTTTGATGCTTGGATTGTTTATAACATCCGTAACAAAAGTTCTCGACGCTCCATATTTCTTGCCTGTGGCATGTTTAACCCTTCTAAATGAGGACTGTCCTTGATTTAAAAAAGGTTTTCTTAGATTGAAGTTGGattctttattaattaaagGTTACAACTTACAAATGCTGGAGTAGTAATCCTACTAAATAAAAGCTTATATGAGCACTATACTATGTTGAGGTTGcaagcttacaaataaaattggGGCATGAACACTATACTACTAAATCAGATTTGTAGCAAactattcatgcatgcatgcgatTATTGAGATTAGTTATTTTATGTCTCCTCATTCTTTGTTTTATCTTGTTTGAGGCCGAAATTTTCAGGACACGAAGTCCAAAATCATTGTGCAAAGACTCAACTGaaaggaaaatgacaatttGATTACACTTTGTTCAGAATCTTATGGAcaattgatgcaatccacttccTCCCTTGCCCTGGCTTGCAAATCCTGATGTTGGGCTAAAAGAAGAAATGCCCAAGTTAGAAGATTAGCAGTTGGCTCTTTTCTCTCAATTGAGAAGGGCAACTAGGGCTTCTTGTTGGCGCAAGCCGCCGGCCTCATGTCTTCAACGGCAGGACAAGGGGCTGATGTAGGGCAGAGTGGTCGGTTGGAGCAGGGGAAGACGACACATCCTTTGCGTATTGAAGGAGTGGCATCGGCAGCCAGTTATGCGGATGTAGTGTTTTCGAAATCGCAATTCCTCCCAGAGGTTGGTATTCCTGTGCATGAACCTCAGTTTTAGGAAGGAGagatgtttttcctttttttaaaggTGGAGATTAATCAATCTGCAGAACCTTTTTGGTA encodes the following:
- the LOC121242744 gene encoding probable protein phosphatase 2C 55, coding for MPSAYFSRLRAAIGRSIVGQESGLPDAVDVVIGQGKSLFGSSGLFHSLSSSTPDLHVLLRPGSVFAARPELVSRKRNISVVGALSRTLSIPSVSGPSFQICAYHIDCVLSEPTISSRLQNKSMAACGSRAVFSDCSLDNLTSRHKHLSLSTNSTSIFYSNRSFESCSKASMSLKNCDKPNSNAIYGYFMYNAAKRLCNIHPYIESGPRDFHSTSTTCFSAGTAPDVSFDNSTREEQLGNSTDSSEQKNSASKALKLLSGSCCLPHPDKEETGGEDAHFIFDEQAIGVADGVGGWADLGVDAGEYSRELMSNSVSAIKEEPKGSIDPARVLEKAHSSTKAKGSSTACIIALTEVGIHAINLGDSGFMVIRDGSTIFRSPVQQHDFNFTYQLESGINGDLPSSGQVFTFPVAPGDAIVAGTDGLFDNLYNNEITAVVVHAVRAGFGPQVTAQKIAALARQRAQDKNRQTPFSTAAQDAGFRYYGGKLDDITVVVSYITNSSNV